The Streptomyces sp. NBC_00306 sequence CGGCGGAGTCCTGGCAGGACAGCGGCGCCGAACGGCCCACCCCGCGCGGGGCGTAGCCCACGATGTCGTACGCCCGCGCGATCCGCTTCCACTCCGGGAGCTGGGCCGCCATCGGGAAGTACATGCTGGAGGCGCCCGGGCCGCCCGGGTTGTAGACGAAGGCCCCCTGGTACTCGGTCGCCTCACCGCTCGCCTTCACGCGGCTGACGGTCAGGGTGATCTGACGGCCCGACGGGTCCGCGTAGTCCAGCGGAACCTTGACCGTGCCGCAGCTGACGGATGAGGGCAGCCCCTCGACCTTGGGGCAGGTGCCGAACACGATGCCCGCGTCGGCGGCCCGCTTCGCGGCGACAGCCGTTCCCTGCATCTCGGTGTCGAGGGTGGTGGTACCGCCGGCCGGGGCGACGGCCAGTGCGGTGATGACCAAGGAGCCGAGGCCGCTCACGGCCCCGTACTTCGTCACTGCTCTCATCGCGTTCCCTTCGTACGGACGGCGGCTGTGCGGCCGTGGAAAGGGAGATCCTTCGCGGAGCAGATAGTCATGTAAAGAACCTGAATGGGGTGTCGGCCCTCAATGACCCGTAAGAGGTGAACCACTTGTGCGGCCGACCGTGAGAGCGGCCCGCAGCGACGGGTCGTCGACCGCGCCGACGCCGTGCACCGCCACCGCGGTCAGAAACGCCCGCTCGCTGCCGTCCCCGGTGCCGACGAGGCCGACCAGCAGACGCCGGCCGTCGGGTGAGGCCCACCGGGTGTAGGGATGCACCTCGATCCGCGCGATCGCCAGAGCGCCGAGCGTGAGGACGAGCGGCAGCGCGAACCAGACGAGCAGGGGCCCGCCGCCGCCCTCCTCCTGAGGGACCATCAGCAGCGAGAGGGCCGCCAGCGCCGCGGTGAGCACGGTCGCGCCGCGCACCTGACGGACGGCGGAGGCCACCTGCGTCCGGTCGCCGTCCGGGACGGCGAGGCCTGCGTGGACCAGACGGTCGGCGAGGGTGCGCACCGCGTCGGCGGCGGAGGCGGCGGCCCGTACCGCCCCTGTCCGCGCCTGGCCCGCGGGCCCGATAGCGCCCATCACCGAACGTTCCAGATCGTCCTCGCCGTCCGGGTCCACGACGGTGTCCCAGCCCGTGTGCGCCAGCAGCAGCCTGCGCCGGCGGTGCATCGAGACGAGGGTGAGCTCGGTGACCCGCTGCGGGCCGCCGGCCAGGAAGGCCGCCTCGTACAGCGTCAACTCCCGCTGTGCGCCGAGCCGCGCGCTGGGCGGGCGCGCCGTGTCGACCGCCGCGAGACACAGGCGGGCGCAGCTGAGTCCCGCCGCTGACCAGGCCAGGAACAGAAACAGGAGCGAGAGCATGCGCGTGTTGTACGCGAGATCTCCTTCGCGGCGCCACATCTTGTCCACGATCCGGACACGGCATCGCGGACCGGTGACGCACCGGCGGTCACGGGGGACCGGATCAGGAGCTGCCGCCGCCCCCGCAGCTCGACCCGCCGGACGAACCCCCGCCCCCGCAGCTGGAGCCGCCCGACGAACCGCCGCAGCCCGACCCGCCCGACGAACCGCCGCACCCCGAGCCGGAACTGCTGCCGCAGCCGGACCCTCCGCCGCCGTCCGGGCTCGACGCCGCGCACCACACGACCGTGGTGGTGGCCGCGAACGCGGCCGAACGCTCGTACCGGGACACGGGAGTCCGGGCCGCGGTCCTCAGCTGGGCCTGGAGGAAGGGATCCGTCACGCCGTGCAGGCCGTGGAGGGCGACGAGATGGGCGGGGGAGTGCAGATGCGCGAACTGCACCCCGAAGGAACGCAGGGCGTCCTGGCCGGCCGAACTGATCCGGCGGCGCGAGCGGGCGGCCGCCGTGAAGCCGAACCCGATGCCCACGAACAGGGCGGGCAGTACCAGCATGATGAACGGAATGTCGGGGTCGTCGGGACCGGAGACGAAGCTCAGAACCGTGACGACGAACGCGAACGGAATCCCCATCACGCACACGAACCCCTGACAGAGGCCCCAGACGGTCAGCGCGCGGTTCGCCCGCGGCGGGAGCATCAGCCCGCGCGCGGCGAGACCGTCGCCGATCTCCTGCACGGCGGGGCTGCGCATCACCGAGCGGCGCAGGGTGTGCAGCGCCCCGGTGGGCGACGCGGCCAGTTCGTCGAACACCGCCCGTTCCACGAGGTCCTGGGCGACCGGGCGCTGGGCGACGGCGATGCCGGGACCGCCGATCGCCAGCCGCCCGTCCGCGTGCAGCACGGCGAGCGCCGCGTCCACCACCCGCGCCGGACCGCCGCCGAGGAAGGCGGCCTCGTACACGTCGTGGATCTGTGCCCGGACGCCGGGGGCGGGGCGGCGCTGCGACCAGGACACCCGGACCAGCAGCGTGGTGGACGAGGCGGC is a genomic window containing:
- a CDS encoding TIGR04222 domain-containing membrane protein, whose translation is MTVLAILVYVAVAASSTTLLVRVSWSQRRPAPGVRAQIHDVYEAAFLGGGPARVVDAALAVLHADGRLAIGGPGIAVAQRPVAQDLVERAVFDELAASPTGALHTLRRSVMRSPAVQEIGDGLAARGLMLPPRANRALTVWGLCQGFVCVMGIPFAFVVTVLSFVSGPDDPDIPFIMLVLPALFVGIGFGFTAAARSRRRISSAGQDALRSFGVQFAHLHSPAHLVALHGLHGVTDPFLQAQLRTAARTPVSRYERSAAFAATTTVVWCAASSPDGGGGSGCGSSSGSGCGGSSGGSGCGGSSGGSSCGGGGSSGGSSCGGGGSS
- a CDS encoding TIGR04222 domain-containing membrane protein, whose amino-acid sequence is MLSLLFLFLAWSAAGLSCARLCLAAVDTARPPSARLGAQRELTLYEAAFLAGGPQRVTELTLVSMHRRRRLLLAHTGWDTVVDPDGEDDLERSVMGAIGPAGQARTGAVRAAASAADAVRTLADRLVHAGLAVPDGDRTQVASAVRQVRGATVLTAALAALSLLMVPQEEGGGGPLLVWFALPLVLTLGALAIARIEVHPYTRWASPDGRRLLVGLVGTGDGSERAFLTAVAVHGVGAVDDPSLRAALTVGRTSGSPLTGH